Part of the Limihaloglobus sulfuriphilus genome is shown below.
ACAGAGACCGCTGATAAATTTCACTGTCATTTGTTATGAGTATGCCGCCCTCGCCAATAGCAAATGCCTTGCCGGTCATAAGTGAAAAGGCAGCAACATCACCGAAAGTCCCTGCCATCTTGCCGTTGTACAATGCCCCGTGCGCATGTGAGCAGTCTTCGAGCACTTTCAGGCCGTGCTTTTTTGCTATTGCCATGATGGAATCCATATCGGCAGGGATACCCGCATAATGAACAACTACAATTGCTTTGGTACGTGGAGTAATTTTGCGTTCAATATCTGCCGGGTCAATATTAAGAGTTTCAGGGTCTATATCGGCAAAAACCGGAGTTGCCCTAAGCAGAAAAGCCTGAATGATTGACGCCCAGAATGTGATTGTGGGGCATATAACCTCATCGCCGCTGCCTATCCCCAGAGCATACATTGACTCGAGTATGGCTGATGTGCCGTTAGGGCAGGCAAGGGCATAATCTACACCGTGCCATTTGGCGAACTGTTTTTCAAATTCTCTTGTCTTGTCCAAACCTGACATATTTCCGGCACGAAGCACCTCGAGCACCGCCTGTTCATGTTCGGGTGTAACTATAGGCCAGGTAAACATATCGGCCTGTTCGGCTGTAACTTCTTTGTCTCCGCCTAAAACAGCGAGAGAACCGGAAGTATTTGTTTTTTTCTGTGTGTACATGTAATAGAACCTCTTATTTGATTTTCGTTTAATTTCTGTCTATAATACGCTCTTTAATACCCCAGCTCTGAATCTTATCAAAACTCAACAATGCTTTTATATTATTACATTCAAAACTAATTTCAACATTTCGGGCGGCAGTATCAGATATATTTGCAGCTATTACCAGAATCCTGCCGTCAGTGAACTTATAACCTATTACTGAAATACTGCTATTGTTACATTTAAATACTCTGCGGGCATCTGAGGGTGAATTCAGTATTTCTGCATTGTCCCAATCGTATTTGCTCAGAATCTCCCAGTACGGCCAGACCCACTGGTTGTTGGAGGCATCCGCTCTTCTTGAGAAAAGCTCTGTGCCGTCAGAAGAATTAAAACCCATAAGAATCTGCGGAAAGAATCCCCAGCCGGCCATTTTGGCCGCGCCCATAGGGCTCCTGAAATCCGCGGACTCTTCCGGCCATGGAGTTACAACATTGCCCGCAAGAAAACCGTCATAAACAGCTTCATGGACATCGCCGCTGAACATATCACGAGTCGGCCCCGCTTCTCCCGGCGTGTCCGCATCCCAACCCAGATTTGACAGAACACCTGTGTTCATACTGCCCTGGTGGCCGATTAGAAAGCCTTTGTCGCCTACGATATTTCTGAGCTTCCTTGTAAACTGCATATACTGCTTTGCCGGCAGGTATGTTCCATCAGGCGAATAGTGCATATCATGGACCTCAACCTCGACAGGCTGGAGATATTCATGAACCGCCCGTCCGGTAAAACCATGCCAGTCAGCATAAATGCCGTCATAATCTTTCGTAAGGTATTTTTCAAAGAACATGGTGCTTAAGGCGTAATCCTCGACACCTCTCATATATAAACCAACCTTAATGCCCCTGCTGTGAGCATGTTTAATCATCCTTACAAGCTCTTTTTCGTCGCGAGGAATTGAATAGTCGGCATGAGGATTGCCGTTCGAGCCGCGATTCTGCATCCATTCGTGATGAAGCAGCAGGATACTTCCGTAATTTTGAGCCATAAGATCGATCTCTTTGTTGGATGGATACCAGCTTTCCTGATCAGTTATCGCATTAAGAATGGCAAGAGCCTTAATCCGGTCGCAGTCTTTGGCGTTCTCCTGAATCGCGTCGAGAACCTCATTCATTTTATCTGGATCGTTACTGACCCAGTATTTTGCTCCCTTCCCTGATAATTCCTTGAGCAGATCAAGTGCTTCGCCTCGAGTCATCTCCGGCATACGCTCTTCAACTGCACGCATTATAGCACCGGGCTGTGAGGCAAAATTGATCCAGTGATAAATCCTCTGGCCGATAACACTGCTTTTCTGTGTTGATTTAATACCCGCTCCAAGTCCCATTGCCGCAGTATTATGATACACGCCTGGGGATACCAGCCGCGTTTTGCTCTGGGATAAAATCCATTTATATGAGCCGCCCTTGTTTATAAAACCGGGCTCTCCGGCGATATTTCTCCCGTCCTGGACAACAACCTCTACTTCGTTTGTAAAACTGATTGCCGGAGATTGTCCGAAAGCGATCCTTGCAGACGGTCTTGCCATGATGAGTTTCTCTTTGGCAATGTTTTCATTTCTGAAATAATCTGCATTTACTACCTTTTCTGTGACCTCAAAACATATTGAAGCCTTGTCAAAACTGAAAGTCTCTTCAAGACACTCAACATAGAAATCGACAAACACGGCTCCTTCGGGACAAAACTGGTAAACCAGCCTGCATTTAAGCGGCCCGAACATCTTGTGCTGATCTGCAAAACGAGAAATCAATGTAACGAAAACATCGCCGTCATGTTTATTTATATCGAGCAGCTCGGCATCACTTAGAGCATAGCTTTTGTCTTCAGCAGTAAAGCTCAGATACGGAAAGGCTTTAACCGAATCATCAATAACCGGATTCCATTTAAGCCCGTCAAACATTCCCAGACTGCTGATCAGACCACCCTTTTCAAGATCAATTACGGCCCTGAAATGCGCGCCGCTTAACTGAATTTCATTTTCATCGTTTGCAACTGACACACCAACTGGTGCATAATTAACCGCGTGAACGGCAGATAAAAAAAACGTAACTGCTAATAATATAATTTTATTCACTGCAAAACCTTTATTTAGACAATTTAATAACTGCATAGAACTTTACTCCCGGTATATTGGACAATCTGCCCGAATCCGCGCTCAATTCCAACTCTTCTTTTGTTTCAGGGCTGAAGAATTCGCATTTTTTTATATTACTGAGATATTTTTTCGGAACCTCAAAACTCCAGCCGTCCTTGATCGGCTTTTGAGAGTGGTTTACCAGATGCAGCACAAATCCATTTCTGCATTCATATGGACGTATCTCTACAGGAGAGCCGGAAAACACATCTTCGTCTGCAAACCTCAGTATCAGTCTTCCCATTTCTGCCGCATCATCGACAACATGTATATTTCCCGCCGTGCTTTTCATTTTATCGAGAAGTGAGACACTTCTGGCCCTGCCGATCTCGTCATAGACAGCAAAATCACTTGTGGCAATCAAAACACCGCCTTCTGAGAGCCAGTCGCTAATTATATCGGCATGATGAGAGCTTAAACACGTAACATTCTGCGCAGCCAGGACTCTGTATCTTCCCAACCGGCTTTCAATACTGTGCTGCCATACACCCTGCAGCGGCAGACCGCTAAGCTGCATATCAGCAGCAAATGAGGGTATAAGCGGCTTGCCCGAATAGTTCCTCGACTGAGGAGAAAACAGAACCGCCGCGGTGCCGACAGGCTGTAACTGCCGAAATAACAACTCATTATCAGCCCTGAATTTCATTAGGGTGCGAATTACCTCACGCGAAGCGGGGTTACTCTCATTTTCTGCAATTCCATGCCATAGAAGCCATGGCTTGGCGTTGTATGCAAGGGTACCTGCTACAGCATGACCGGCCTCAAAAGGCGGGCGCAGAACAACAGGGCTTACATGTTTCTGAAATGTTCCCATATAATTGATCAGCGGCTTATCATCAGCTATTGCGTTTCCAAGCAGCATCTTTGCGCTGAGCTCGGCGGGCCCGGTAACAGAGCCGCTCTCAGAAAAGACGGCCTCCTCGTGTTCGTACTGCAAGTCGGTCGCCAGCCAGAAATTTTTGTAGCGGTACTGTGTATTGGCAAACACCGGCAGAGCTATTTGCTCCCTGAAAACTGCCAGGGCATCTGCCCAGACAATATTTCTCCAGTGGATCCACAAATTATAAAGGTCGCTTTTAACCCCGGGGATATCAATATCTTCTTTTGTGATTTTAAAATGATCGCCAAAAGAATCGCCGAAACGCCTTAGAACATAGTCTTTAAAGTCCGCTCTGCAGGAATCGCAATAGCATGTCACACCCTCGCCTGTACCATCAGAAGAGAGAAATTCATTGTTGTCAAGCATTATCGCGTCGCATTCATAGCTCTCAACCAGAGATTTGGTATATTCGAGTGTGTATTCAAGGGCCCCGGTAGAAGGGCAAAGCCATTCATGTCCGTAATGAGTAATCGGCTTGCCGTATTTATCTCTCTGTGACCATTCGGGGTGTTTCTTTTCAAGAATTCCATTCTGCCACTGCGGGCCGTGTCCCTGATGCATTATGCTGCTGTAGAGTATTATCTTGAGGCCGAGCCGCCGGCATTCCTTGAGCACATCTATGAAATCCTGCTCTGTTACCCCTTTATATCCATATCTCTGAAAGTTAGGCCAGGGCTGAAGCGCTATTGCGGTAATACCGTAGTCTCTGCATATCTGTTCAAGGGGCGGATTTTCTTTATATAATATCTGATACTCATATTTGCCCCACGGCTGAAATATTACTGCATTCTCAAGCCACTGTTCTTTTCTAACCGGTATCTGTTTTAGCTCAATTTCGGGCGGAAGCTCACCTTGGATGACAAATTTAGTGTAATCAGACGTTACCAGTGTTTTTTCTTTACCGTTCTGTTCAAAACTTAAATACTGCCAGGATATTGAAACTCCAAAGTTGGATATTCTTTTCTTAATCTTCGCATAAACAGTTATCTCACTTATCTGCATATCCTTAGGCAAAGTAATTTTCACTTCTCTGTTTACAGCCTTGCAGACATCCATCTGCCAGAGAGTGTCCCCGTTGACCTTTATACCATAAACAATATAGCCGCATGTGCCGCCGTCAAAACTGTCGCTTACCCTCCATCTTAATATACCCCCGGATACAGGCGAGCTGACATCAAAGGCTTTTGAAACCTCCGCTCCGGGCTCTGCAGGCGTTCTGCCGGGCGAAATAAAGGTTAGCGTTTTTCCGTCACTGGTGCCGCCTTCACTTCTCCAGTGAAGATTGCCGGCATTCAAAAACGAGGCGGTAGAAAAAATTGCAACTGCAAACAATAATCTATAATTCATTATAAATCTCAAAATGCTGTCCTTAATCAATTACTGCTGATCTTTAAAACTGAATATGCTTTTATTTCCGGCATGGTAACGGTAATTGAATTACCGTTTCTGCTGTAAAACGGACTGAATGTGCCAGATTCCGGAGTATAAACAATAACATCAATATTACCGGTAAACTCATCGGGGACGGTTACCGACCAGCCCGATAATGCCGTACCGCTATAGTCATGATTCATTGAATGGACAATCATGGTGCCGGCATTATTTTTATACGGAAACAATTCAACAAACTCACCCGGCGTACTTGAAGTAAACCTGTTTCCTGAAAGCTCAGTAACCTTGCTTACAACATTAGAGCTGCCGCGAAGATGTATGTATCCGCTGCCAACGGCATGATCGGCAGAGGATGTATTTGAATTCCACCATTGCGAGACACCTGATATCTCGTTCTCTGAAAGGCCAAGTTTCTCCGATAGAATGGACCTGCTCTGGCTCCTTTCGAAACCAAGCTCATCGTAATCTCCGGCGTCTTTGTATGCCACAAATCTGCCGCCGGACTCAACAAAATCTATAATCACATCCGCGTCTTCTTGTGAGAGACAGCGAGATTCAGTATCCATCATAATAACATCAAATCTTGACAGGTCAGTTTCTCCCAGGTAAATATCTTCTATACCGTCCATAACGATGCCCGCGGCCTGCAAATTCCTTAGAGTAGTGGAAAGATGCGTATAGCCCCTGTATTTGTGGTCGCGTGTAGAAAAAATGTAACCCGTATTTCTATAAGAGGTTAAGTCTTCATATAAATCAGGGTGTTCAGATCTGAACCTGAAGTAATCAGCGATAACATCTCTTGAGGGGCCGTTCTCTGTATCGTAAGAGCTGAAACCATAATAAACCAGCCAGGGGTTTGACAGCCTTGCAAGAGTAGCCGAAATAATCCTTGCAATTTCAGCCGGCGGCTTGAGGTAATTGATATTATCTTCAAAAGTACCTAAATAATTCCAGATCGGCCTGCCCTCGCCAAACGCCTTGCCGAGCATCAGCTTGAGCGTAATGTCCCTTGATACCTTGCCGCGTGTCTCGGAAAGCACTACATCTTCATGTCTAAGCTGCATATCCGTAGCAAGGTGCCAGTTTTTGTACTCATAGGCAGTGTTGGCGAAGAGAAGTACAGGATGTATCTCTTCACGAAAGCGTTCAAGAGTTTTGGCCATTAGCCGGTTTCTCCAGTCCATCCAGACACGGTAAAGCCTTGTATCAGATTGTGTTTCGTCCGGAATCGACGCATTATCAAGCAAAACACCGAACTCTGTTTCAACGGCATCTCCGTAACGGCTTTCCAGATATTCTCTGAATTTAGTTTGAGCCCCCTCGCTGTAGTCGGTCGGGCCGCCGGTAACATTGCCGGCTACATCCCGCCCCCACATCAGTTGACTGTTATCCAGCATAATAGCATCGGGCTGATAGAGCTCTATGAGCTGTTTTGCGTAGGCCAGGGTATAATCAAACCCATCGGTCGCCGGAGAGAGCCATGGATGGCCGTACGTGTTGCATGTAGCCCCATTTGAAGACCGCTGCTGCCACAGAGGAAAGAGTCTGTCCAACAGGCCGGACTCCCATGTTGAAAAATGCCCGCAATGTATTATACTCGAGTAGATTATGATCTTGAATCCCGCTTCTCTGTAGCGGCTGATAGCATCCAGGAATTCCTTGTATTCGAGGTAATAATTCTGTCCCACGCGGTTGTGAGCCTCAAGGGGATTGATTATTATAGTATTGATACCGTAGTTATCACGCAGCATCTCCGGATTATTGCCGATGTTCTCATACGCCAGAATATCCCAGACACTGACTCCCCAGGGCTGAACTATGATTGAGCCTTCAGTCCAGTCAAGCCCCTGCGGCGGCAGAGAATCTATCTTTTTTGCATTATAAGGAGGCTCGGGCGGCAGCCACTGATCACTGCAACTTGAAACTCCGGGGTCGGTACATTCGAGCCATGAATCCGCCAAGACTTGCAAATCCGCGGTATCTACGATATTATCATTATTTATATCACCGGTCTTATCAACTGTATATTTATACGGAAATAATGCTCCGGCATAGTTGACAGTACTATATTCATACGCCCCGATATCAGGGTTTCCAACACGCAGATTGCCGTTAATATCTCTCTTCGGGCTGTTTACCGCAAACCCCTTATTTATAACCGGAGAAGAATCACTTAGTTTACAGTCTGTACCAGATTCAAACAAAGGATCTGCCGACATGTTGGCATATCCCCTGCCGGAATAAGAATCAAGATTGCAGTAGCTGGGGAAAACCTGTGATCCGCTGAACTCATTAAGACCGATAAAATCACAGTTGCCGTTTGCCCATACTATATTGTTGACAAAATCACCTTTGCCTCCCTTGACCGCTGCTCCGGAGAGAATATTATCCACTATAGTATTATTCCTTATAATTCCCTCAAACTGATAAAAGATACCTGCGCAGGAGTTACGTGCAATAATATTATTCTCGCAGAGGCCGCTTAATCTATAGAGCAAGTCACTGCCTGAACAATCGTTATCAATAATTACGTTGTTTATTAAATCGCAGTATTTCTGTTCGGCTGAAGTTATTAAGCTGCCGCCGGAACAAGTGTTATCAGATATATTGCAGTCGCGTACAGTGCCGCTGAACGAGGATATGAGGTTGAGTCCCACACAATCTGTAAAAATGCATCCATCGATCAGGCCGCCGTTGCCTCTGGCATAAACGGCGTATGTAGCACCTGTAACCTTGATACCTTTTATAACAAGATTTGTTACAGCCGGAGCTATATTAAAAGCAACTGTTGAGTTCATAGCCATGACCGTATTTTCAGGCCCGGCTGCTGAACGGATTATAATATCCTGATTAACGATTACGGTGCTGGTTGAAATACCGGGATATACCTCTACAATATCACCCGAACCCGCAGTGCCTGCGATAGTCCTTAGATCTCCAAATTCATGAGTACTAAGGTTGCTGGCATACATGACCTGTGAGACAGTATTGTACTCGTATGCGCCGATATCTGCTGATTCTGTTCCACGGGTATCGCCCTCAATGTCATAAAAGGGAGAATTAGCCGCTTGGGCAGCATCAATACAGACAGAATCCGGCCCTAACCGATAATCGTTCTGCCCTGGATCAACAAAGCCGGGACTGCCAATTATGTTGCCTTCACCGCCAGAGTCTGCTTCCAGCACGCAATAGTTGGCAGGAGAAGACGTGTAGCCTGAAAGCGGCTTTATGCCCCCCTGTGTATTACCCCAGTCAATATTGTTGTATACCTGAGCCTCGCAGCCGTACCATGTACCCGAAGGTGTATTGTTATCTGTAATTGTATTATTTCGTATTATGCCGTCACAAATAACAAAAGACGCGGCACCGGCTGTGTTTGCATAAATCAGATTATTCTCTATTACAGCCGAACAAACGGCAAATATGCTGTTTCCCGACGAAATTATATTGCTTCGTATGATGCATCCGTTTATCCTGCCTCCGGAAAAAACAATAAGACCGTTTTTTGAGGGGGTTTGATTGTTTTCGATAATGCAGTTGTCCAGCAGCCCGTCAAAATCTTCAATTGTATTTCTGCCTTGAGCTCCGGAAAATACACAGTTGCGTATTACCGCTTTGGCGTTGTTGGCCTGAATTGCTCCGTATTCGCCATTTATAAATTCTATCCCTTCTATAAGGCACGCAGCCGTAACCGAAGCATCAAGCACCAGTGATGCCGAGCCTGTACCCGCGGCATCGATAATCACCGTCTCACCAGATACACCTCTTAGATGTATATCTTTATCAATAATGAGCGTACCATGATATATTCCCCCGGCAAGGACAACCTCGCCGCCAACAGGCGTATCATCTATAAGCTGCTGCAAAGTATAGACATCCGCGGCTTTGCCCTCGATCATCTCCGCGGAGAACCAGTCATCTGCCAAAGCGGCCAGGTCAGCAAAATCTACCACGCAGTCTTTATTGAAATCATGTGGATTGTAACCCCATTGCCCGCACTCTATGCCCATGGCATGGAAACAGACAAGAAAACTTATAAATGCTGATTTTAGGTATATCATAGATAAATATTTCGCACGAAAACTGTATTATACCGAAGTGCCTATCTGTAAGCACCGGCTGAAAAAATATGATTAAAT
Proteins encoded:
- a CDS encoding alpha-amylase family protein — translated: MNYRLLFAVAIFSTASFLNAGNLHWRSEGGTSDGKTLTFISPGRTPAEPGAEVSKAFDVSSPVSGGILRWRVSDSFDGGTCGYIVYGIKVNGDTLWQMDVCKAVNREVKITLPKDMQISEITVYAKIKKRISNFGVSISWQYLSFEQNGKEKTLVTSDYTKFVIQGELPPEIELKQIPVRKEQWLENAVIFQPWGKYEYQILYKENPPLEQICRDYGITAIALQPWPNFQRYGYKGVTEQDFIDVLKECRRLGLKIILYSSIMHQGHGPQWQNGILEKKHPEWSQRDKYGKPITHYGHEWLCPSTGALEYTLEYTKSLVESYECDAIMLDNNEFLSSDGTGEGVTCYCDSCRADFKDYVLRRFGDSFGDHFKITKEDIDIPGVKSDLYNLWIHWRNIVWADALAVFREQIALPVFANTQYRYKNFWLATDLQYEHEEAVFSESGSVTGPAELSAKMLLGNAIADDKPLINYMGTFQKHVSPVVLRPPFEAGHAVAGTLAYNAKPWLLWHGIAENESNPASREVIRTLMKFRADNELLFRQLQPVGTAAVLFSPQSRNYSGKPLIPSFAADMQLSGLPLQGVWQHSIESRLGRYRVLAAQNVTCLSSHHADIISDWLSEGGVLIATSDFAVYDEIGRARSVSLLDKMKSTAGNIHVVDDAAEMGRLILRFADEDVFSGSPVEIRPYECRNGFVLHLVNHSQKPIKDGWSFEVPKKYLSNIKKCEFFSPETKEELELSADSGRLSNIPGVKFYAVIKLSK
- a CDS encoding right-handed parallel beta-helix repeat-containing protein produces the protein MIYLKSAFISFLVCFHAMGIECGQWGYNPHDFNKDCVVDFADLAALADDWFSAEMIEGKAADVYTLQQLIDDTPVGGEVVLAGGIYHGTLIIDKDIHLRGVSGETVIIDAAGTGSASLVLDASVTAACLIEGIEFINGEYGAIQANNAKAVIRNCVFSGAQGRNTIEDFDGLLDNCIIENNQTPSKNGLIVFSGGRINGCIIRSNIISSGNSIFAVCSAVIENNLIYANTAGAASFVICDGIIRNNTITDNNTPSGTWYGCEAQVYNNIDWGNTQGGIKPLSGYTSSPANYCVLEADSGGEGNIIGSPGFVDPGQNDYRLGPDSVCIDAAQAANSPFYDIEGDTRGTESADIGAYEYNTVSQVMYASNLSTHEFGDLRTIAGTAGSGDIVEVYPGISTSTVIVNQDIIIRSAAGPENTVMAMNSTVAFNIAPAVTNLVIKGIKVTGATYAVYARGNGGLIDGCIFTDCVGLNLISSFSGTVRDCNISDNTCSGGSLITSAEQKYCDLINNVIIDNDCSGSDLLYRLSGLCENNIIARNSCAGIFYQFEGIIRNNTIVDNILSGAAVKGGKGDFVNNIVWANGNCDFIGLNEFSGSQVFPSYCNLDSYSGRGYANMSADPLFESGTDCKLSDSSPVINKGFAVNSPKRDINGNLRVGNPDIGAYEYSTVNYAGALFPYKYTVDKTGDINNDNIVDTADLQVLADSWLECTDPGVSSCSDQWLPPEPPYNAKKIDSLPPQGLDWTEGSIIVQPWGVSVWDILAYENIGNNPEMLRDNYGINTIIINPLEAHNRVGQNYYLEYKEFLDAISRYREAGFKIIIYSSIIHCGHFSTWESGLLDRLFPLWQQRSSNGATCNTYGHPWLSPATDGFDYTLAYAKQLIELYQPDAIMLDNSQLMWGRDVAGNVTGGPTDYSEGAQTKFREYLESRYGDAVETEFGVLLDNASIPDETQSDTRLYRVWMDWRNRLMAKTLERFREEIHPVLLFANTAYEYKNWHLATDMQLRHEDVVLSETRGKVSRDITLKLMLGKAFGEGRPIWNYLGTFEDNINYLKPPAEIARIISATLARLSNPWLVYYGFSSYDTENGPSRDVIADYFRFRSEHPDLYEDLTSYRNTGYIFSTRDHKYRGYTHLSTTLRNLQAAGIVMDGIEDIYLGETDLSRFDVIMMDTESRCLSQEDADVIIDFVESGGRFVAYKDAGDYDELGFERSQSRSILSEKLGLSENEISGVSQWWNSNTSSADHAVGSGYIHLRGSSNVVSKVTELSGNRFTSSTPGEFVELFPYKNNAGTMIVHSMNHDYSGTALSGWSVTVPDEFTGNIDVIVYTPESGTFSPFYSRNGNSITVTMPEIKAYSVLKISSN
- a CDS encoding DegT/DnrJ/EryC1/StrS family aminotransferase produces the protein MYTQKKTNTSGSLAVLGGDKEVTAEQADMFTWPIVTPEHEQAVLEVLRAGNMSGLDKTREFEKQFAKWHGVDYALACPNGTSAILESMYALGIGSGDEVICPTITFWASIIQAFLLRATPVFADIDPETLNIDPADIERKITPRTKAIVVVHYAGIPADMDSIMAIAKKHGLKVLEDCSHAHGALYNGKMAGTFGDVAAFSLMTGKAFAIGEGGILITNDSEIYQRSLLWGHYVRHNEITSSHLKKYAGLPCGGAKNRMHQLTSAFGLVQLKMFSKQMQEIDKAMNYFCEQLEDLPGISTMRKVPYGSITKGGWYYPHFKYDKDQLGGVSLKRFSAALEAEGTVCNPGCNKPLHLHPLFTEMDVFNEGRPTKIANHPEPDSVEMVQSLPAAESIVKQVFEVPWFKHFRKDIIDQHVNAYRKVVENIDLLADGDNDSQTEYGGYSSFFKSNANSK